One stretch of Streptomyces hygroscopicus DNA includes these proteins:
- a CDS encoding 3-oxoacyl-ACP reductase — translation MSTPDQKVAIITGASQGIGAGLVEAYRKLGYAVVATSRGIAPSPDPQVLTVQGDIADPATAERVAGAAIERFGRIDTLVNNAGIFVAKPFTEYTRQDYDTVTGVNLSGFFRITQLAVEQMLRQGGGHVVQITTSLVDHANSAVASVLASLTKGGLQSATKALAIEYATRGVRSNAVSLGIIKTPMHPADYHDTLAALHPVGRMGEISDIVDAVTYLENAPFVTGEILHVDGGQSAGH, via the coding sequence ATGAGCACTCCTGACCAGAAGGTCGCCATCATCACCGGCGCGTCCCAGGGCATCGGCGCGGGCCTGGTCGAGGCGTACCGGAAGCTCGGCTACGCCGTCGTCGCGACCTCGCGCGGGATCGCTCCCTCACCGGACCCGCAGGTCCTCACCGTCCAGGGCGACATCGCCGACCCCGCCACCGCCGAGCGGGTGGCCGGCGCCGCGATAGAGCGCTTCGGCCGCATCGACACGCTGGTCAACAACGCCGGCATCTTCGTCGCCAAGCCGTTCACCGAGTACACGCGGCAGGACTACGACACGGTCACCGGCGTCAACCTGAGCGGTTTCTTCCGCATCACCCAGCTCGCGGTCGAGCAGATGCTCCGTCAGGGCGGCGGGCACGTCGTCCAGATCACCACCAGCCTGGTCGACCACGCCAACTCGGCGGTCGCCTCCGTGCTGGCCTCCCTGACCAAGGGCGGACTCCAGTCGGCGACCAAGGCCCTGGCCATCGAATACGCGACCCGCGGGGTGCGCAGCAACGCCGTGTCACTCGGCATCATCAAGACACCGATGCACCCGGCGGACTACCACGACACCCTCGCCGCCCTCCACCCGGTCGGCCGGATGGGAGAGATCAGCGACATCGTCGACGCCGTCACGTACCTGGAGAACGCTCCCTTCGTCACCGGCGAGATCCTCCACGTCGACGGTGGCCAGAGCGCCGGCCACTGA
- a CDS encoding LysR family transcriptional regulator: MDAWGARRPRAGPAGSQAAGSIAGVELRQLRYFVAVAEELNFGRAAERLLIAGPSLSQQIKSLERDLGVRLFDRDRRSVALTPAGAALLPHTRALLERADDLRNRAARIAGSEPVRLGYVNWLPPDLTARASSVARLHIDTWVAPSHAQAARVADGGLDLAVCWIRTDDLEKLGLSARLIGAERLYAVSAGQDTGEVRARDIDVLLDDDTTTWLSWNDYAGRLAEEAGVPAVRITDGGITGPVFFDHVRRSRRPILNSPKGQTTPLPPDLAARPVAEPKVYWTWSLVWRRDELRPAVLSTVDALTEGARDFGIHAPDAWLPDGDPYKR; this comes from the coding sequence GTGGACGCATGGGGGGCGAGGCGGCCGAGGGCGGGACCGGCCGGGTCCCAGGCCGCAGGTAGCATTGCGGGCGTGGAGCTGCGCCAGTTGCGGTATTTCGTCGCGGTAGCCGAAGAGCTGAACTTCGGCCGGGCCGCGGAGCGGCTTCTGATCGCCGGCCCCTCCCTGTCCCAGCAGATCAAGTCGCTGGAACGGGATCTCGGCGTCCGGCTCTTCGACCGCGACCGCCGTTCGGTGGCCCTCACTCCGGCCGGGGCGGCCCTGCTCCCGCACACCCGGGCCCTGCTCGAGCGCGCCGACGATCTCCGCAACCGCGCCGCCAGGATCGCGGGCTCGGAACCGGTCCGGCTCGGCTACGTCAACTGGCTGCCCCCGGACCTGACCGCCCGTGCCTCGTCCGTGGCGCGCCTGCACATCGACACATGGGTCGCGCCCTCCCACGCCCAGGCCGCCCGCGTCGCGGACGGCGGCCTCGACCTCGCGGTGTGCTGGATCCGTACCGACGACCTGGAGAAGCTCGGACTCAGCGCCAGACTGATCGGCGCGGAGCGGCTGTACGCCGTCTCGGCCGGGCAGGACACCGGCGAGGTCCGCGCCCGGGACATCGACGTTCTGCTGGACGACGACACCACCACATGGCTGTCCTGGAACGACTACGCGGGGCGATTGGCCGAAGAGGCCGGCGTCCCCGCGGTGCGCATCACGGACGGCGGCATCACCGGTCCCGTGTTCTTCGACCATGTGCGTCGGAGCAGGCGGCCCATCCTCAACTCGCCCAAGGGCCAGACCACTCCACTGCCGCCCGATCTGGCCGCACGCCCCGTGGCCGAGCCGAAGGTCTACTGGACCTGGTCTCTCGTCTGGCGCCGGGACGAACTCCGCCCAGCCGTACTGAGCACCGTCGACGCCCTGACGGAAGGCGCCCGCGACTTCGGCATCCACGCGCCGGACGCATGGCTTCCTGACGGGGATCCGTACAAGCGGTAG